The Lathyrus oleraceus cultivar Zhongwan6 chromosome 5, CAAS_Psat_ZW6_1.0, whole genome shotgun sequence genome includes the window TAAAAAAGGTCCCATTGAAAGAAATGTTTGGAAAATATATcggtgttctttgatcttccatattggtcTAACATCGATGTAAGACATTGTCTTGATATGATGCATGTGGAGAAAAATGTGTGTGATAGTTTGATAGGAGCACTTCTAAACATTTTAGACAAGACTAAAGATATTAAGAATCTACATCTAGATATGGTGGAAATGGGTATACGATAACAGTTGGCTCCAGAAGATAGAGAAAAAAGAACTTATTTTCCTCTTGCATGTCACATTCTATCTAAAACGGAAAAGAAATTTTTTTGTGAGTGTTTGCATAGTATCAAAGTTTCCCAAGGTTACTCATTAAAAATCAAGAAACGTGTATCAATGAAAGATCTTAAGTTAATTGacttaaaatctcatgattgtcatgtcttgatgcaatAACTTATACTAGTGGTTATCTGTGGCATCCATCCAAAAAAAAGTAAGAGTAATTATAATCAAATTGTGCTTATTCTTAATGTTATGTGTAATAAACTCCATGATTTCAAAAAATTAGATGAATAAGAATATGAGGTACAATAATCTTGTGTCAATTGGATGTGTATTTCCCTCCATCATttttttgacattatggttcacttacTTGTTTATCTAGTCAGAGAAATCAGATTTTGTGGCCAAGTTTATTTAAGGTAGGTGTCTCCAATAGATAGATACATGAAGATATTTAAAGTATATATGAAGAATCATCACCGACTAGAAGCTTTGATCGTTGAAAGTCACGTCATGCTGACAGATATGGAGGTAGAGTTACCCAAGATTTAAATGTTAAGTCAATGGCTCGGGATGTAGTTCTTCAAGCACATTTCTATATATTGAATAATCTTGATGAAATTCAATCTCACATAGCTACTCATAAAAGACTTGTGAAGAAAAAATATCCTCGAATGAGTGACAAGTGGTTGCTGACTGAGCATAACAAGAAATTCATAAGTTGGTTTAATGTAAGGATTTCTAATGATGATAGTACATCCGAGATAATTAAATGGTTGTCATACATACCAAAATTTAATGTAATAATTTGGGTTGCATATGACATTAGTATTTTTTCCTTTTATAGAAAAGCAAAAGATGATCATAGTACAATGAAAAATATTGGGGTTATGGTTGAGGCCGAATCCATGTATTTCTTTACTTCGTAAGATAAAAATCATATATTAGCATCTAAAGCATTTTGTGGTGTCATTGAGGATATTTTAAAAATTGATTATGTTATTTTCAAAGTGTCTTTATTTAAATGCAAGTGGGTTCCCAATAACAATGGTGTACATACTGATGAGTTAATATTCACATAGGTTAACCTTGGCAAGATAACTTATATGGCCGAAACATTCATCATGGATACTTAAGCAAAACATGTTTTTCATGTGACATATCCTTCAGACTTATCGAGGAGATGGTCAATTTTTCTCCAAGGAAAATACATTCCTCGtaatgatgaaaattttgataTTCCTTCCATTTCTTCTTACGCAACACAAGTGTCTACTTCATATGAAGAAGTTGATAGAGAAAAATTCTAGTCTGATATGATTCAGAAAAGTTCAGGTTAAAAAATTAGAATTGTgtataatatatattttaaaaaattcacAACAGTTGTTTAATACAACCATTGTTATATGTTGAGCGCTACCCAGAATAATATACGCCAAAAATGGTGTTGTTGGGTATCGAACCCAGGGCCTATAAATATTTCACTACGGTTGTTCAATACAGTTGTGGTTATAGGTAGTACGCTTTCCAATTTACTACAACGGGAAATAGATTATTATTGTAAATAACACACTTACAATCACACGCTACCTAACAACAGGCATACAATCGTCATTATATATATTTTACAACTGTTGTCATTTTTGTTTTCTGTAGTAGTGATGGTGCCCCCATGATCATCTAATATTTACACCATTTTCCAAGTTCACTTTCCATCACCCCCACACCCCTTGGGGAGGAGGGCTCGGGAATGGTCTTAGTATAATATACCTCTTATAGAATATTCTCACTTTGCATGTTTAGTGGATTATAATTTTATAAAGGTCCATCGGTTGGTTTAAACCCTTTTCTAAGACAAGTATTGTGACTCGATTCCTCTAATCGCTAAAAATTTTGAGCTTCCTGTCGCCTTGCTCCTTTGCATCCCAGGATCATTTTTCAGCATTTCTCTCTTTACCGTTTATGTAACATTCCTCCCTTGCCATGATTTACTCCACCAAAGCCTTCGGATTCTAGGTGAAGGATTCGTTCAAGTTCGTTACCTTTAGGCCATTTTGGAACGCTTCGACAAATGTTTCTTGGTTCGGATTGACAAAATTTATAGTTTCCTCGTTAAACCTTTCCAAATACTCTATAAAGGAGTTTGAATAACCTTGGTGGACATTGAATAAGCTTGTTGTATATATATGATGGATCATGTTCCTTAGGAGGTCGTGATAACCCAATATTGAGAATCTAGGGAGACTCTTATACCATCATAAGGATGCCTATTTCAAAGTCTTTGAGAAGAACTTGCACTTTAGTGAATTCATCTcataaataatatatatttaaatattGATAGTGATGATGTGCTTTTAAGGATCTCATTTCCATCAAATGTTACTAGAGACTGCGATTTGAAGTTGTCCGAGATAGGGGAGTCCTAGTTTCAATAGAAAGCGTTTAAAGCTCGATGAATTCTTTTTTCTCGTCGATGGCTtgttattgtttttgtttttgttattgttgtATGTCACGACCATTACCCTGCATCGTTTCATTTTGATGTTGTTACTCTTCTATAACGGCTAACATATTTGATATTGTTGTTTGGTCATTGGTAATATTATTAATGGCAGACCTCAGCATTGTGAAATATAGTTGGGACTAATAGTGAAATTTGTAGGTGTGTGGCCCAAGTCAGTTTTATTGGGGCCACAAAGGGGGCAAAATGTACTTGAAATGTGCATCAATTTAACTCTACTAACAAGGGATAATAAAGTCTCAATTTTCTACAATATGGATTGGTTGTCTTCTTCGTTCTTTTCTCATGTGTATATATAAGTCTGAGTAATATGTGTGATTAAGATTGATTATTGGACATCAGTGTTACTTTCTCCTTATTTAAACCTAGTCATTATTATCATAAATCTTCCTTTTAAATGTATTATCTAAGTGATTAAAAGCTTCTTAATGGGTGGTTCTATTTGCACCAGCATTAGGTGAGTTAGGTCGAGTTGGTCTCGTAGATTATGGTCTCAAAGGGTGCTCACCATTTTATTTTTATAGGGGACTCCTCTAACCTTATTTGAGGTCACTTTGAGACTGCCCATCATTTATGGAATAATTTCTAAAGTATTTTCGAGACTCCAATTTATATGGTCTCTCTTAGCGGGCTCGAATGTTACTACGTAAAAAATAGGCATATTGGTACATTTCTCCATCAGTTTTGTTGGtaataaaagaagaaaaagaaaataagTGTTAATTCTAGTAAGACATGCAAAGATAGAATTTTGTTGGAGTTCTTTGAATTTTTAAAATCTTTGGACGCATATAAGGGGATTGGAAAACCCTTATAAATATCTTATATTTGTGTGATTTATATAGAGAGTTTGGGAGATTAGAAAACACTTGGgtagaaaatattttttgttCTTAAGAAGTCAAATGACTATTTTCTTATAACCCATTTGTAATCTCTTGTAATAACTATTGGAAATATAGTGAATTAGAGAGTTGTTCTCTCCCCATAGTAGATTTGTTTGATCGAACTAgttaaataattttttttttgtacTCCTCAACTGACTAGTTTCTTATTTCATTTGTAATCTCTTCTAAAAAAAATTGAAAGTATAATGAATCGTAAAATTACCCTCTCTAATAATAGATTGGTTTAATCGAACTAGATAAACAAATTTTATGTACTCGTCTATTATCTTCTTCTTTCTTAATGTTGTTTACACTATTTAATAAGTTATTTTGTTCGTTGAACTTTTCAACTAATATTATCGTTAGATTTTCAATAAAAAAATTGTGTCTGGTTGAACTTTTCAATTCACAACAATTAAACTTCAACAAATGAGATGTCAACTTGAATTACATAGTATATTTTACATTTTCATTCTTAAGAGAAAAACTTGAAACATAAGGggaaaatgaaatgaaaaaaaatgGTCCAACACTCGCGCAAATAATACAAACATTATGATCAAAGATATGCTTACATATTTTACTATTTGGTCATCATGTCTTGACTTGAACAACAACTTTTCCAATGTTAGAGCTTGAGAATAAGGAATTGAAACTCTCCAAAAAGCTCTCGATTCCAATATTAATTTTACTCTTGGACTTAACTTTGCCTTCTTGTATGTATCTTTCCATATCTTTAGCAAAATCTCCAAAACGATGCCAATATGACTCTAGCATAAAACCTTCCATCCTCACCTCCTTTCCCACCATATTCAGAAGATTCCTAACCCCTTCTCTTTCAGTCCAAACCTATAATAACATTATGAATTTTTAGCATTTAGAGAACCAATGATTTTGTGCATTTGATAAATCATTGTCATATTCAAGTGTTATGTTTAAAATGATTTGATGAAACTTACTTTATTATATTGAGATATCATCCCACAAAGTGGGATTCTAGCATGCTTGTTGACATGGTTAAGTACAGCTTCAAGCATTTTACCACCAACATTGTCAAGATAGACATCAATACCATTAGGGAAATACCTGCAAAATTATAgtgaaaatattaataattatgAGCTTAAATACAAAATTGTTTATTTTGAttctttttttttcctttctgATTACTTGTTTAAAGCGGCGTCATAATTTGTCTCTTTATTGTAGTTGAATCCGTCATCGTATCCAAATTCTTCTTTGATAAGTTTTACCTAAAAAACAACCGGATAAGTTGCAAGTgatttgaaaatattaaaagtTCATAACTattataaaattataatatttataGATATCATTAAACATATATATGTATTCAATTATAGTCTTTCAAAGATTGTTTCTTTAACACAATGGTGTGTTTGGGAGTGAAACCGTGACAAAAGGGAAAAAAATCAAAACATGATTATAGTCTTTCATAAATTGGGGCTTGAACCTAATGATGTCTTCGGCATTTTGATAAACTTTTATAATCAATGTTAGTAATTGGACTTGCAATATGAAAGATCAATGCAATTTTGAAGGGTTTCTTATTAAAAAAAGCAATGTATATGGAGAATTTTGAAGGAAACAATTACTTCTCAAATTTTTACGTTCTTACATATAGGAGTGATTATCAAGAGAAACAATATACAAATCAATTGTAACCCTATCAACAATATCATTAACTATATCATTCGTCGCAACAATGGTACGAGAATGATAACCAACAACAACATCGCCAAGAGCAACCACCTTACGAAACTAAGAGGTTTCCTTTTCTTAAGGAGACTTTAGTGATTTTCTAAAATTTTCAAGGGACACCTTTGGTAGCTCTAAGAAAATTAAAGAGAAATAAACATGTATGAATGTTGCTCAGTTCCAAATATATACACTGCAATATTTTGGAGCAAACATCAAGATTGACAATAACCCCAATCAGAGAAAAACTACCAGGTAGACTTTGGTAGAGTCTGTCTTGCAAGACTTTAAGTTGAATAATGTCTCATGAGACTCTTAGTCCCTCAAGAGAGGCGTTTAGATGAGTATGCCTAAAGAGATCTTAAGTCCCTCAAGCGATGCGTTTAGAGGAGCCTACCTGGTGAGAATCTAAGTATCTTAGGTGAGGTGTTTAGATGAGTCTCTCTGGCTAGACTTCAGTCGAGTCCCTTAGACGAGGCTCTACGTTGAGCCTCTCAGAACAAACTTTGGTCTAGCCCGTTAGAAGAGACTTTAATTTGAAGCCTGTGTGAAGAAACTCTTAGTCGCTCAGGTGAGGCATTTATATGAGTCTCTCAGGCTAGACTTCAGCCTAGTCCATTAGGTGAGGCTCTAAGTTAGGTCTCTCGAGATAGATTTTGGTTTATTTCATCAGACGAGACTTTAAGTTGAAACATGTCTGACGAGACTCTTAGTCCCTCAAGCACGGTATTTAGATGATACACTAAGTCCCTTCAGGGAGACATTTTTGTATTTCCCGTGATAGTAGCAAGGATCTTCCTGTGGAAGTGTATCATTCATATATTGCCTCAAGAGACGACAAGGATCTACTTGTATGAGTCAATCATTCATCTATTTCCTCAAGAGACGGCAAGGATCTCCCTGTAGGAGTCCAACATTCATGTATTTCCTATATAAAGGATAAGGATATCCTTGTAGGTGTCTAGCATTTGTGTATTTCCTAAAGAGGCGGCAAAGATCTCCCTATGGGAGTCCATTATTCGTGTATTTCCTAAAGATGCGGAAAGAATATATGTGGGAGTCCAACATATCTAATAATAAAACCAAAACATTATTCTCGCTCTTAAATATTCAGAAGTTTGTACATAGGTAGACAACACGGCTCCTCTGAAAATTCGTAAATAActttattataataatattttaagaGGGTAGAGAGTTACAAATCTTGGGGACGAGTCGCCCATTCAATCCTACCAGCGTATAGGCTTTATGTAGTAGCTTTTGGAATATGCGGTATGGTCCTTCCTAATTGTGCTGCAATTTTCCATTGTGCTAAGTAGCCAGGAAAGCTTGTTTAAGCATTAAGTCGCCTTTTTACATTTCCTTTGGAATTACCTTAGAGTTTTATCTTTTGGTTGCTCTTTTCTTAACGAAGAACTCTCATATGTGGGTGACATGTCTTACTTTGTCGATTAAATCAACGGTGTACCTCAGCCCTGAATCATTCACCTCTTTGTTAAACTGAGAACATAACCATGAGGGTGTGTCAATCTCTATGGATAGTATAGTATATGCCATGTATACCATGGTGAATGGGGTCTCCTTGGTAGTTGAATTTGAGGTGGTAAGGTACGACCATAATATTTCACATTGTAATTATTGATCCCATTCAATATCACCTTGTTCGCCAATTTTGCTTGTCTGTTGGCCTGTGGGTGGACGACATAGATGAGATTTTTTTGCCCTCCCAATTCACGGCAGAAGTCCGTAACTGAGGTACTAGCAAACTGTTTTCTGTTATCGGAGACGATGATGCCTGGCAGCCCGAACATGCACATAATTCTTTTCCAATAGAAGCGACAAACTCTTTTTGTTGTAATCTTGTCGACAGTCGTCGCCTCTATCTACTTTTATGAAACAATCAACTTTTACAATTAGAAAATTCAATTGCCCAGGCTCCCGTGGGAATGGACCTAGAATGTCCACCCCTTCCCCTCCGCACACATACACACGCACTAGTAAAAAGGCCAAAGTGATGTAATGGAATGAAGCAGCTCAACTGAGATGCGATGTAGGTTTTCGTGTCTTTGATATCAACCATGCTTCTTAACGAACGCCACGTTATCTTTAAACTAGTTGGGACAATAGTAACCTGCCCCCAATAGCTTGTGGGTGAGGAATCGGTCTCTAATGTGGCTATTGCATGCTCCCTAGTGAACCTCGTTGAAGACTAATGTGGTTTCATCCTCCCCTAAGCATCATAACATAGGGTTGGCCTTTCCCATCTTATAGAGTTTTCCTTCCAATAACGTATTCAGCCGCCTGCTTCCAAACTTTCTTCGCCTCCATTTCCTCGAGGGGAGGATGTCGTATTTCTATAGATAGCTTAGCATGGATGAAATCAAATTTAAGTTTGAAGCGGATTCCAAGGAGTAGACCTCGTCCGCCTAAATGTCGATGAATGAACACAACGATACCCCCCTCCACTCTGAGAATGTGTACGAAACACAAGAGGTTTTAGCAAGAAACCATTTATGGGACAAAATAATCACTTTTTCCAATAATTCATCTTAGGTAGACGTGACACCTGAAATACTGTATTTATTTCGTGAATTCTAGATAGCTCACGCCACAAAATGTAAAACCAAAGATAATGTGAACCTAACTTTAGATATTGACCCTAAAGATTGCACTAATTCTAAAATCATCCCTAAATTTCTAGTCAAAACAACTTTCAAGCGTGCCACCTTAAGACAGTATACCAAATATATGAAGTAACATCACAAAAGGcaaaaagataaaaacaaaacTCATTAAGGTGTAAACACCTTGACACAGGAAAATGTCAATGACATATGGGTCGTGAATCACCCTATACCTATAAGGTCGTCCCTAATAAAAATTATGTCTCTAAATAACATGACGAGGACCTCCAAGAAAATTCTTATTCTTGAACCTTCATCTTTAGTTCACATTATAACTCAGAAAAAACTAGAACTTTAGAAGGAGTCCAACTCTTCCCATATAAATAGAAGGATCTAACCGATATCCAAAGATAAAAACCCCTTTCACATAGTAGTGTCTTCCTATCGATTGACCACACCAACTATCCTCTTTTAAGGAGGCACGAAAACCATCAATGGTGGCCAACTGTTGACCAGCTGCTCTAGTTACTAGACCAAAAAAAACTCATTCTTTCCAAAAGGTAACTTTGAAACAAAACATAGTGACAGAGGAGGTCCTACAGCCAGAAATACATCACATGATTTTAAAGAAAGTAAGTGGAATAAAATACAAGGTTACCTTATCATCAGAGCCAGTGCTTCCAATGACCCTACACCCTCTAATCCTAGCAAGCTGTCCAGCATTCATACCAACAGCACCTGAAGCAGCAGATATGAACACATTTGATCCTGCCTTTGGATCTCCAAGCACCTCTATTCCAATCCATGCTGCAAAACCTGGTACTCCTGCAAATAATCAAATAACCACAATAATAACTTTCTTCTTACTTTCTTAAACATTGACAAAATTCCTATTTCATAAAACAGAAAACAAACCTAAAGCACCAAGATAATCAGACAAAGAAATCCCATTTTCAGTATCAATTTTTCTAGCTATTTGAGAAGATGGCACAATAGCATACTCGGCAACAGGAGAAGATGGACACAAAAGAATATCTCCCTCACTGTATCTACTATCCTTCGATCTAATCACCCTTACAACTGCAAATGCTGTAATCGCctacaaatatatatatatatatgttaaaCAACAATTAATATGCATATATATACAGAAATATAAACAACTATAGAACAAGTTTAATTATAACTTACCTGGTTAAGTTGATATTGTGAAATGAAAAGGCCTTCTAAGGAGCCAGTGATTCTTCCACGAAGATAAGGATCGACAGAGAGAAGAAGAGTTTCAACTACTAGATGATTATCAGGGATTGAATCAGAGTCAAGAGAAAGAGGGACAGTGCGGAGTTTGAGATGATCTGTGGTTGGAACACCTTCAGGGCAGTATGCAGTTAAGTACCATTCTTTGCTTTCTACCAAATCTGCCATGGTTCTTAGCTTTTACTTTCTGGTTCTATGAGCAAATAGTTGGAGTTTCTATGTAATGTGCAGTGTTTGATTCTCACTTGTGAGGAGAACGTTTTTAATATATTAGCTAAATTTGGTGTGGAAAGTGTGGgaaataattaaattaaaaaaaaacttgataaaatatttttttaaaatctgTAAAAATATAAGGATTGATCCTCCAATCTTATGGTTAAGATCCACACGTTCTAATCAAGTGGTCTATTTCAATATCTTATATAATGATTCAATAAGAAAGATTAAATAATTGTTAGTTGACTTAACTTATTACTAGTATTTTACTATTTTTCTTCCTCGAGTTAGAAAGCGTATGgatttattaaattaattaactatGAGAATTGATTAATTGAATATACAATAATAAATCACAGCTCAGATGCAAAATTGTTTTGATATTACCATAAACCTACTAATTCACTAGGGAATCACAAATCTTTAGTGACATGAAGAAGTAGAGTCTTAGACTCGGGACGCATAATGGATACGTAAGGTTAACACTTAAATACTCAAGTTAAGAGAATGAAAAATAATGTGAGTTATGGTTTAGAGAAAATCTTGAATTTTAGGTAGGATGTCAGGAAAGgttatgtttatgctattttaGCGTGGAATGCAAGAGACTTTCTAATGATATCTAATTACACCTAATAGTAGGCGGTAAATCATGTCTTGGATCCAGTGTGGAGCTATAGAGCAAGAGGGTCACACTGTACCTTCAATGCCTTTGTAGAGTGGTTTTATATCCAGTGTGGAGCTCTAGAGCAAGAGGGTCACACTGTACCTTCAATGCCTTTGTAGAGTGGTTTTATATCGATGATTAAACCTTCCCCTTTTGGGCATGTGACTGGCTCAAAACACCTCCTATTTTAAACTTTTTCACAATTATGATTCTTAAACTTTTATGATGATGGAGTCTGAAACTGTTAAAGAGAACGACAAGGGAGAATGAAAACTCTTAAGGTCAACCACAAAAGCCACGTGCCAGTTAGTGACTGAGAAGGTCAATGTGTATCATTTTGAGATGTGTTCATTGGTGCAAGTGAAATTGTGGCTATTACAAGAGAAAAGGTTGATCTTATAGCTCAAAAATTAGTTTACATTGATCATGAAGAGAGAAATTTTGTACTACCAAGAGTGCATCTTGATGAAAATGATTTTCAATGCATGTGCTCAATGTGGAAGAATGCTATAATGGTGAAGTTGCTTGGAAAAAGCTTGTGATACAAAGTCATGAAAGATAGGTTGCTTAAAATATGAGAACTCGTATGAGGATTTGATGAGAGACAATGACAATGGTTTCCTTGTTTTGAAGCTTGAGATACAAGATAGATAGAACTCTTAATTGATTTGCTTCCCATGGACTAAATCTTATAGAACTCTTGTAATGGTCTCTGTAGTCGGAAAACCTAACAAAGTAGACACTACAAATTTGAATATAGAACGAGGGAAGTTTGCTCGTACATGTGTGAAATTGATCTCAACGAAACTGTTAATCAATAGTTTGATGGTAACATTTACTTTACTCATAAAAAAATGTATGACATACTCAAGAAAATGTGTGATTTATATATCTTATTTGTAAGTTTTACATCTATCTCAGACTGCGTTTAAATGGTAGTAAAAGGGAAGTGTGGATTCCATAAATCATCTAATCTAATGTTTTATAGCATATCTTTACTTTCTAATATAAGTAATATAATAATGCTCAACAACCGCAAGAAACACCTGGCAATCATTAGACTAAAATATTCGTATAAATATAAATTACGTTCCTACATTTTTGGCATGAGACACTAGGCAtcaaataattaaaaaaatatattaacTTGATTGATTTGAAATGAATATAGAAACATAAAAGTCATTTTCAACTAGTAGCATATTAGATAAGGATTGTCAAGATCAGATAGCTCAGAAGCCTGACTATTTCACAATAGGATGCTTTTATGTTCTATTTACATGGTTGCCCCTTGTGAAGGTTTCACATTTACATCCCAAAAGTGTTCTCTCCGCTGTAAGTCATATACAGGAATCCATCTTCATCCTTGTTTTCCTCATATATTGCAGACATCATAGCAGCTGCATCAAGATACACACAAAATTAACTACCACCAAATATAAActtattcaaaacaaaacaaaacaaaacaaaacaaaaagttACCATCATGTTTCGACAACGACAATTCATATATTACCTGTTGGGGGTAAAATGTTCTTCACAAAAATGAAGATGGCCTTCTCAGGACTCAGTTTGATTCTTTTTCGCACCACATACACAAACTGGCCTACAGTTAGATCAGCAGGAACTAGATACCTACAATCATaaaaaagcaaagaaaacatAAGCATGTGTATCATAAGTTCAAACATAACAAAGAGTGCAGAGTAATTTTAATCCATGTTTTTGACACAGACGATTTCAAGATTCAGCTTTTACTCTCAATTGTTATGACCAAGGCCTAAACTAAAATCCCTCTTTTGTGATTGATCAAATGTATTAGTGGGATTTCACATCAATGAAACCATAAAAGCATCTTCTGATATAATTGGGCTTTTCATAATCATTAGAACAACAAAGCAGAGATCAGAACCCAAGGCTTTCTGGCTCCGTTTTTAGTACTAGAAATAATCGACATTTTTGTTAACTTTAATAATCCTTAATCCAACCATTCAACCAAATGAAAAAAGACAACAAGGCTTGCAAGGTTAGGAACAATCAAGTCTGATACCACAAACATATATTGAAATTAATTAAATTCAGCACTCAATAAAACACATTCTAGCACAACCACAACAGCAGTATGACCACTATGGCTCTAGTCCAAGTAAACGGGTAAATATTTTCAAACTCCAACGAAGAACCTATGTGACATCAAAACATCAATGAGGTGAACCACAACAAAGTTAATGCAGAAAGTAACTATTTGAAAACAAAAATTAGAGTTCATAAACAATGCAAACACTCATACTTCCTCTTCATGACAAATAggaagaaaagaaaaagaaaactAACTTTTTCTTATCAATATCTGGAACATCACTCTTCTCAGCCCTTTCAACAATTACCTACACCCAAAAAACCAATCAAAAA containing:
- the LOC127086736 gene encoding autophagy-related protein 8C-like, with amino-acid sequence MAKSSFKMEHPLERRQAEAARIREKYPDRIPVIVERAEKSDVPDIDKKKYLVPADLTVGQFVYVVRKRIKLSPEKAIFIFVKNILPPTAAMMSAIYEENKDEDGFLYMTYSGENTFGM
- the LOC127086735 gene encoding 2-alkenal reductase (NADP(+)-dependent) — encoded protein: MADLVESKEWYLTAYCPEGVPTTDHLKLRTVPLSLDSDSIPDNHLVVETLLLSVDPYLRGRITGSLEGLFISQYQLNQAITAFAVVRVIRSKDSRYSEGDILLCPSSPVAEYAIVPSSQIARKIDTENGISLSDYLGALGVPGFAAWIGIEVLGDPKAGSNVFISAASGAVGMNAGQLARIRGCRVIGSTGSDDKVKLIKEEFGYDDGFNYNKETNYDAALNKYFPNGIDVYLDNVGGKMLEAVLNHVNKHARIPLCGMISQYNKVWTEREGVRNLLNMVGKEVRMEGFMLESYWHRFGDFAKDMERYIQEGKVKSKSKINIGIESFLESFNSLFSSSNIGKVVVQVKT